A window from Mesorhizobium sp. WSM2240 encodes these proteins:
- a CDS encoding biotin/lipoyl-binding protein: protein MYRVMAGAVIACLLAAGAGYWFLTRNQETTDDAFIEANVVQIAPRIAGTVRTIHIDDNQKVASGDLLVELDPGDYESALAQAQGGARG, encoded by the coding sequence ATGTATCGCGTTATGGCCGGCGCGGTGATCGCCTGCCTGCTCGCTGCTGGGGCCGGATACTGGTTCTTGACGCGAAACCAGGAGACAACCGACGACGCCTTCATCGAAGCAAATGTCGTTCAGATCGCTCCACGGATTGCCGGAACGGTCCGTACGATCCACATCGACGACAACCAGAAGGTCGCATCCGGCGATCTCCTGGTCGAGCTTGATCCAGGCGACTACGAATCCGCCTTGGCGCAGGCCCAAGGCGGCGCGCGCGGATAA
- a CDS encoding HlyD family secretion protein yields MIQATTNPPWRRPKAARADKKVARRQLELTQKTTAAQLRQAKAQVALSEAAVKEAEDKAAADQAQVDYDQAEVSRYNKLAAATFATQEQLDQATAALKSAEAGLKADQQAIVVAQAQLAEAKAQLEAADTAAEQIAEKQGELGAAVAKVASAEAAVRAAEINLSYTEIHAPGEGFVTNRSVHPGNAVEPGQALTSLVVDRPWVVANFKETQLSRMRPGQQVDISIDAYPGTVLHGHVDSIQRGSGAAFSLLPPENATGNYVKIVQRVPVKIIIDDPLGSAMVLGPGLSVEATVYFGPASPTRDATVRS; encoded by the coding sequence TTGATCCAGGCGACTACGAATCCGCCTTGGCGCAGGCCCAAGGCGGCGCGCGCGGATAAGAAAGTCGCTCGCCGCCAACTCGAACTCACCCAGAAGACGACGGCAGCCCAACTCCGGCAGGCAAAGGCACAGGTTGCGCTCAGCGAAGCCGCGGTGAAGGAGGCGGAAGATAAGGCAGCCGCCGATCAGGCCCAGGTCGACTACGATCAGGCTGAAGTCTCACGCTACAACAAGCTTGCGGCCGCTACATTTGCCACTCAAGAGCAACTCGACCAGGCGACCGCAGCCCTCAAAAGCGCGGAAGCCGGCCTGAAAGCCGATCAGCAGGCCATCGTGGTCGCCCAAGCACAGCTCGCTGAGGCAAAGGCACAGCTCGAAGCCGCCGATACCGCTGCTGAGCAGATCGCCGAAAAACAGGGAGAGCTGGGGGCTGCCGTAGCCAAAGTAGCCTCCGCCGAGGCCGCCGTGCGAGCGGCAGAGATCAACTTGTCCTACACCGAGATACATGCCCCGGGTGAGGGCTTTGTCACCAACCGGTCCGTTCACCCTGGCAATGCCGTCGAACCGGGCCAGGCTCTGACGTCCCTCGTCGTGGACCGTCCCTGGGTGGTGGCGAACTTCAAGGAGACACAGCTTAGCCGGATGCGGCCAGGCCAACAGGTCGACATCAGCATCGATGCCTATCCGGGCACGGTGCTCCACGGGCATGTCGACAGCATCCAACGCGGCAGTGGCGCGGCGTTTTCACTTCTGCCGCCGGAAAATGCCACCGGCAACTACGTGAAGATCGTGCAGCGGGTGCCGGTGAAGATCATTATCGATGACCCTCTAGGTTCTGCGATGGTTCTCGGGCCGGGGCTTTCGGTTGAAGCGACGGTATATTTCGGGCCCGCTTCGCCCACCCGCGATGCGACGGTCCGTTCATGA
- a CDS encoding DHA2 family efflux MFS transporter permease subunit: protein MSITDAPGSPPATVPQASFVLAPVVALAAFMEVLDLSIANVALQNIAGELGASSDEATWILTSYLATNAIVLPMSGWLATVLGRKRYYVGCIIGFGASSFLCGVAPTLAILILARALQGLIGGGLQPVSQAILADSFSPAQRGMAFAFYGMAVVVAPAVGPTLGGWITDNVDWRWVFLINVPISVGLALLISRLVQDPPHLVAQRLQLKAGGIRIDYIGFGLLALGFSLLQVVLDRGQQDDWFASHFIVAAALLSAVALISFVAWELKTSQPIVDLRLFANRNFALANLLMFMLGFVLLGSTALLPEFTQQLLGYTAMEAGLVISPGGFALMLVMPLVGRLSGRVDARLMIAFGLAVASWSLYHMSGFSLAVDYWTIAQARLVQAIGLGFLFIPITTLAYVDLPPEKSNNASALINVSRNIGGSVGISFLTTMLQRHLQAHNVTLVEHVTSGNPAYRQAIAGLQQQFVAAGSSKLQALHQAQALSRKTSPNRG from the coding sequence ATGAGCATCACCGACGCCCCCGGCTCGCCGCCTGCGACCGTTCCCCAAGCCTCGTTTGTCCTTGCGCCTGTTGTTGCGCTTGCCGCCTTCATGGAAGTGCTCGATCTCTCGATCGCCAACGTCGCCCTGCAAAACATTGCCGGCGAACTTGGCGCCAGTTCCGACGAGGCGACCTGGATCCTGACCTCCTATCTTGCCACTAATGCGATCGTGCTGCCGATGAGCGGTTGGCTTGCGACCGTGCTCGGCCGCAAGCGCTATTACGTCGGCTGCATCATCGGCTTTGGCGCAAGCTCGTTCCTTTGCGGCGTTGCGCCGACGCTGGCGATCCTCATTCTGGCCCGAGCGCTGCAAGGTCTGATCGGCGGAGGGCTGCAGCCTGTTTCGCAAGCCATTCTTGCCGACAGCTTCTCGCCGGCACAGCGGGGTATGGCCTTTGCCTTTTACGGCATGGCCGTTGTGGTGGCGCCGGCCGTAGGGCCTACCCTCGGCGGCTGGATCACCGACAATGTCGATTGGCGTTGGGTGTTCTTGATCAACGTGCCGATCAGCGTTGGCTTGGCATTGCTCATCAGTCGCCTCGTTCAGGATCCGCCGCATCTGGTGGCGCAGCGGCTGCAACTGAAGGCCGGTGGTATCAGGATCGACTATATCGGCTTCGGACTGTTGGCGCTGGGCTTCAGTCTCCTGCAGGTCGTCCTCGACCGTGGTCAGCAGGATGATTGGTTTGCATCGCATTTCATCGTTGCCGCCGCTCTACTTTCCGCCGTTGCGCTGATTTCGTTCGTCGCATGGGAGCTCAAGACCAGCCAGCCGATCGTCGATCTGCGGCTGTTTGCCAACCGCAACTTCGCGCTAGCGAACCTGCTCATGTTCATGCTCGGCTTCGTGCTGCTCGGCAGCACGGCGCTCCTGCCGGAATTTACGCAGCAGCTGCTGGGCTATACGGCCATGGAGGCGGGCCTCGTGATCTCGCCCGGAGGCTTCGCGCTGATGCTTGTCATGCCGCTGGTGGGGCGGCTGAGTGGTAGGGTCGATGCGCGGCTGATGATTGCGTTCGGACTCGCTGTCGCGTCCTGGTCGCTCTATCACATGTCGGGTTTCTCGCTCGCCGTCGACTACTGGACGATCGCCCAGGCGCGGCTCGTTCAAGCGATAGGGCTTGGCTTTCTCTTCATCCCGATCACGACGCTGGCCTACGTCGACCTGCCGCCGGAGAAGAGCAACAATGCCTCGGCGCTCATCAATGTCTCGCGCAATATCGGGGGCAGCGTCGGCATTTCCTTCCTTACCACCATGCTGCAACGCCATCTGCAGGCGCACAACGTCACGCTTGTAGAGCACGTGACTTCAGGCAATCCCGCCTATCGGCAGGCAATCGCCGGGCTGCAGCAACAGTTTGTGGCGGCGGGATCGAGCAAGCTGCAGGCGTTGCATCAGGCGCAGGCCTTATCGCGCAAAACGTCGCCCAACAGGGGCTGA
- a CDS encoding response regulator, translating to MAPDSVSLLYIDDDLALASLVRKQLDRQGYSVDTAGSGEEGLAHLRARSYDVVALDHYMPGQDGLETLAAVRAEPNPPPVVYVTGSEEGRVAIAALKAGAADYVIKDVGTDFLPLLQAAIEGALAEAKLRREKEAAEAEVRAARDRFEALAAERAMLLREVNHRVGNSLQLVCSLLHMQRSSGADAQTAAALASAHGRVLAVAQIHRRLYTSDDVRSVALDHYLHALVTDIEASSTDTASRWLSLTADPVAIDPDRAVAVGVIVTELVINAMKYAYCGGSGPVRVLLRKDANGDIRLCVEDDGVGSAPPAPGSTGIGRLIIEAMAEKLKASLTRDTAHSGTRMMLDFPSGDSGAAPAGRR from the coding sequence ATGGCGCCCGACTCGGTAAGCCTTCTTTACATCGACGATGACCTGGCGCTTGCCAGTCTCGTCCGCAAGCAGCTCGATCGGCAGGGCTATAGCGTGGACACCGCAGGCAGCGGCGAGGAGGGATTGGCCCACCTGCGGGCCCGCAGCTACGACGTCGTGGCGCTCGATCACTATATGCCCGGCCAGGACGGGCTTGAGACGCTTGCGGCCGTCCGGGCGGAGCCGAACCCGCCGCCGGTCGTCTATGTCACCGGAAGCGAGGAAGGCCGCGTCGCGATTGCCGCGCTGAAGGCCGGAGCGGCCGATTATGTCATCAAGGACGTGGGCACGGATTTCCTTCCTTTGCTTCAGGCGGCGATCGAGGGGGCCTTGGCGGAAGCGAAATTGCGGCGCGAAAAGGAAGCCGCGGAAGCCGAAGTGCGCGCTGCCCGCGATCGCTTCGAAGCGCTCGCGGCCGAGAGGGCGATGCTGCTGCGCGAGGTCAACCACCGCGTCGGCAACAGCCTGCAACTCGTCTGTTCACTCCTTCACATGCAGCGTTCTTCGGGTGCCGACGCGCAGACAGCCGCCGCCCTTGCCTCCGCCCATGGCCGGGTGCTGGCGGTGGCGCAGATTCACCGGCGGCTTTACACGTCCGACGATGTACGCTCGGTGGCGCTGGATCATTATCTCCATGCCTTGGTGACCGACATCGAGGCGTCATCGACCGATACCGCCAGTCGATGGCTTTCGCTCACCGCCGATCCGGTGGCGATCGACCCAGACCGCGCCGTGGCGGTCGGTGTCATCGTGACCGAGCTTGTCATCAACGCTATGAAGTACGCTTATTGCGGAGGGAGCGGTCCCGTCCGTGTACTTCTCCGGAAGGATGCCAACGGCGATATCCGGCTTTGCGTAGAGGATGACGGGGTGGGCTCTGCGCCTCCGGCACCCGGTTCGACGGGAATTGGCCGCCTCATTATTGAGGCCATGGCCGAAAAGCTCAAAGCATCTTTGACGCGTGACACCGCCCATAGCGGCACCCGCATGATGCTGGATTTTCCCTCCGGAGACAGTGGGGCCGCGCCTGCTGGGCGTCGGTAG
- a CDS encoding response regulator, with the protein MTEHVTIIMVEDDEGHARLIEKNIRRAGVRNEIVSFPDGTSAMAHLFGSDGSARHLGQALLILLDLNLPDMSGVEILRRLKANEHLKRAPVVILTTTDDQHEIQRCYDLGCNVYITKPVDYESFAHSIRQLGLFFSVIQIPETA; encoded by the coding sequence ATGACCGAACATGTAACAATCATCATGGTCGAAGATGACGAGGGTCATGCGCGCCTCATAGAAAAAAATATCAGACGTGCCGGCGTGCGCAACGAGATCGTATCCTTTCCGGACGGCACGAGCGCGATGGCCCATCTCTTCGGCTCCGACGGGTCGGCCAGACATCTCGGCCAGGCGCTTCTCATTCTTCTTGATCTCAACCTGCCTGATATGTCGGGGGTCGAAATCCTCAGACGCCTGAAGGCGAACGAACATCTGAAGCGGGCTCCCGTTGTGATCCTGACGACCACCGACGACCAGCATGAGATCCAGCGCTGCTACGACCTCGGCTGCAACGTCTACATCACCAAGCCGGTGGACTATGAGAGTTTCGCCCATTCGATCCGGCAGTTGGGCCTGTTCTTCTCCGTCATCCAGATACCCGAGACTGCTTGA
- a CDS encoding ATP-binding protein, whose product MPPFPSRLHPALLLTLGFALVVFIAGASVWLVTQADRDSERAVQTFETKEKLARLQSLVWQAESNQRSYLLTGDLRYRQAFRADAQNVDAALTQLEFALAESSGQGDRSALVGQLDAAVAAELSRLEQSAAERERSGRAAPAPASALAGSRAEEIRELISKLIQQQQQALKGELGASRGTAQLLLIATLISAFLIVVLAATSISMVRRSTGRLIAAQRDLEEANDTLEEAVARRTTELRRANEEIQNFAYVVSHDLRSPLVNIMGFTSELEIIRKDLFGASPGPRAEGEAADSDESLGRDFDEALSFIKSSISRMDRLIKAILKLTREGRRELRPEWIDMTGLVRSIAEGLGYQAQMSRASIEVEPLPPFVGDRLAVEQIFGNLLENALKYLRDDTPGQIRVSGHTAASGLVYEVQDNGRGIEAKDLDRIFEIFRRSGPQDRPGEGIGLTHVRTLAHRLGGTITVRSEPGQGSTFVVTLPSRPATALPEKSL is encoded by the coding sequence ATGCCGCCATTCCCATCGCGGTTGCACCCGGCGCTTCTTCTGACGCTGGGCTTCGCGCTTGTCGTGTTTATCGCAGGGGCCTCGGTATGGCTCGTGACGCAAGCCGATAGGGATTCCGAGCGGGCTGTGCAGACATTCGAAACCAAGGAAAAGCTTGCACGGCTTCAAAGCCTGGTTTGGCAGGCCGAAAGCAACCAGAGAAGTTATTTGCTGACCGGGGATTTGCGCTACCGCCAAGCCTTCCGGGCGGATGCGCAAAATGTGGATGCGGCCCTTACCCAACTTGAGTTCGCATTGGCCGAAAGCTCCGGCCAGGGTGATCGATCTGCACTTGTGGGGCAACTCGACGCGGCCGTAGCCGCTGAACTGTCGAGGCTCGAGCAATCCGCCGCCGAACGGGAGCGGAGCGGTCGCGCGGCGCCAGCGCCGGCAAGCGCTTTGGCCGGATCGCGCGCCGAAGAAATCCGAGAGCTGATCTCGAAATTGATCCAACAACAGCAGCAAGCGCTAAAGGGTGAGCTTGGCGCATCGCGCGGAACCGCCCAACTGCTCCTTATAGCAACGCTGATCAGCGCCTTCCTCATCGTCGTTCTTGCGGCGACCTCGATCAGCATGGTCCGCCGTTCGACCGGGCGGTTGATCGCGGCGCAAAGAGACCTCGAGGAGGCCAACGACACCCTCGAGGAAGCGGTCGCCAGACGAACTACGGAATTGCGCCGGGCGAACGAGGAAATCCAGAATTTTGCCTATGTCGTGAGCCACGATCTGCGCTCTCCGCTGGTCAACATCATGGGCTTTACGAGCGAACTCGAAATCATAAGGAAGGATTTGTTCGGCGCGAGCCCGGGACCGCGCGCCGAGGGGGAAGCGGCGGATTCCGATGAGAGCCTCGGTCGAGATTTTGATGAGGCGCTGAGCTTTATAAAAAGCTCGATTTCGCGCATGGATCGGCTCATCAAGGCTATTCTGAAGCTCACGCGCGAGGGACGCCGGGAACTCCGCCCGGAATGGATCGACATGACCGGCCTGGTTCGATCCATCGCCGAGGGCCTCGGCTATCAGGCGCAGATGAGCCGTGCATCGATTGAGGTCGAGCCGCTGCCGCCGTTCGTCGGCGACCGGCTGGCGGTGGAACAGATTTTCGGCAATCTGTTGGAGAATGCGCTAAAGTATCTGCGAGACGACACGCCGGGACAAATCCGCGTCAGCGGCCACACGGCGGCTTCCGGACTGGTCTACGAAGTCCAGGACAACGGGCGCGGCATCGAGGCCAAGGATCTTGACAGGATATTCGAAATCTTCCGCCGCTCTGGACCACAGGACCGGCCCGGGGAAGGGATTGGACTGACGCATGTGCGAACTCTCGCACACCGTCTCGGCGGGACCATCACCGTCCGTTCCGAACCCGGCCAAGGCAGCACCTTTGTGGTGACCCTGCCCAGCCGGCCCGCAACCGCTTTGCCGGAGAAAAGCCTATGA
- a CDS encoding sigma-54 dependent transcriptional regulator, giving the protein MGEELLIIEDDTMFGIDLKRHFERGGRTIRLVRSLREAEPFVYGTGYEGLVVLSDLHLPDGNALDLLERAREEGDKREWIFLTGLGEAPDAERAKQLGALDFLAKPMDRNRLDRIVDAAYRGARAQRRIADETSQQRGRYGPGAFIGRSEAAARVRDTLSRLCQVPMSGIVIIGETGTGKGLAARILHHSGRRAGGPLIEVNCAALPRELLESELFGHEAGAFTGAKGSHRGLMEQASDGTLFLDEIGELHLDLQAKLLKALEDKAIRRLGGERLIPVDIQIIAATNRNLSALVAEKAFREDLYHRLGVFQLELPPLRARKEDLDELVEKLIREFNAVSGKRVRRVPETARRLLTAYHWPGNVRELRNAMERSVLLSTGEDLPTEWLQIRPEDPIASVESGDSVRLPLDGSMTFDAMEKLILQAALERDGDNVMAAARRLGMTRETLRYRMARHGLQGKKGERR; this is encoded by the coding sequence ATGGGTGAGGAACTGCTGATCATCGAGGACGACACTATGTTCGGGATCGACCTCAAGCGGCATTTCGAGCGGGGAGGACGCACGATAAGGCTTGTTCGCAGCCTGCGCGAGGCCGAGCCCTTCGTCTATGGCACGGGCTATGAGGGGCTCGTCGTGCTTTCCGATCTGCACCTGCCGGATGGCAATGCGCTTGATCTTCTGGAGCGCGCACGCGAGGAGGGCGACAAGCGCGAATGGATTTTTCTTACCGGTCTTGGCGAGGCACCCGACGCCGAAAGGGCCAAGCAACTCGGGGCGCTGGACTTCCTTGCCAAGCCGATGGATCGCAACCGGCTCGATCGCATCGTGGATGCCGCCTATCGCGGCGCGCGGGCGCAGCGGCGGATCGCCGATGAAACCTCACAGCAACGCGGCCGATATGGCCCTGGCGCCTTCATAGGCCGCAGCGAGGCGGCCGCCCGGGTACGCGACACGCTTTCACGCCTTTGCCAAGTTCCGATGAGCGGCATCGTGATCATAGGAGAGACCGGCACGGGCAAGGGGCTCGCCGCGCGCATCCTGCACCATAGCGGTAGACGCGCAGGCGGGCCGCTCATCGAGGTGAACTGTGCCGCGCTGCCTCGCGAGCTTCTGGAATCCGAACTCTTCGGGCATGAGGCCGGCGCCTTCACGGGCGCCAAGGGCAGCCATCGCGGCCTGATGGAACAGGCGAGCGACGGTACGTTGTTCCTCGACGAGATCGGGGAATTGCACCTCGACCTGCAAGCCAAGCTTTTGAAGGCCCTGGAAGACAAGGCGATCCGCCGTCTCGGAGGGGAGCGGCTGATTCCCGTCGATATACAGATCATCGCCGCCACCAACCGCAATCTCAGTGCCCTGGTGGCCGAGAAGGCATTCCGGGAGGACCTCTATCATCGCCTCGGCGTATTCCAGCTCGAGCTGCCACCCTTGCGTGCCCGCAAAGAGGATCTGGACGAATTGGTCGAGAAACTCATCCGCGAGTTCAACGCCGTCTCTGGCAAGCGCGTGCGGCGCGTCCCTGAAACCGCACGCAGGCTGCTTACAGCCTATCATTGGCCCGGCAATGTCCGCGAACTGCGCAACGCCATGGAGCGATCGGTGTTGCTTTCGACAGGCGAAGATTTGCCGACCGAATGGCTGCAGATCAGGCCAGAAGATCCCATTGCATCGGTGGAGTCCGGCGATTCCGTCCGGCTTCCTCTCGACGGCTCCATGACTTTCGACGCCATGGAAAAGCTGATCCTCCAGGCGGCGCTCGAGCGCGACGGCGACAATGTGATGGCGGCTGCCAGGCGACTCGGCATGACGCGTGAGACACTGCGCTACCGCATGGCGCGTCACGGTCTGCAGGGAAAAAAGGGCGAGCGACGGTAG
- a CDS encoding carbonic anhydrase: MHRRHLFKSFITLGACAICAQAARAAGPHWEYEGPNGPESWAKLEESNFVCSAGTQQSPIDIARAVRADIPRIAIGWQKGGGRMVNNGHTIQVNMPEGSTLRRGDRVYEFLQFHFHAPSEHHVEGRLFPMEAHFVHKDTKSDALGVLGVFLTPGAANASFAELAAAFPSKAGEEITVEDADPTGLLPTALGYWTYEGSLTTPPCTENVDWMLAMQPVEVAAADIKRFTSLYPMSARPIRSPNRRFILGLT; the protein is encoded by the coding sequence ATGCATCGACGTCATCTTTTCAAAAGTTTCATTACATTGGGCGCATGCGCGATCTGCGCTCAGGCAGCGCGTGCGGCAGGCCCCCACTGGGAATATGAGGGACCTAATGGTCCGGAATCCTGGGCCAAGCTGGAAGAGAGCAACTTCGTTTGTTCAGCGGGCACGCAGCAGTCGCCGATCGACATCGCCCGCGCTGTGCGGGCCGACATTCCGCGCATTGCCATCGGCTGGCAGAAGGGCGGCGGCAGGATGGTGAATAATGGACACACGATCCAGGTGAACATGCCGGAAGGCAGTACGCTTAGGCGCGGCGACCGCGTCTACGAATTCCTCCAGTTCCACTTCCATGCGCCGAGCGAGCACCATGTGGAGGGCAGGTTGTTTCCGATGGAGGCGCATTTCGTACACAAGGACACCAAAAGCGATGCGCTTGGTGTGCTCGGCGTGTTCCTCACGCCTGGTGCAGCCAATGCAAGCTTTGCCGAGCTCGCCGCCGCATTTCCGTCAAAAGCCGGTGAGGAAATCACGGTCGAGGATGCCGATCCCACCGGGCTCCTGCCCACGGCGCTCGGCTACTGGACCTATGAAGGTTCACTGACCACGCCGCCCTGTACCGAAAATGTCGACTGGATGTTGGCCATGCAGCCGGTCGAGGTCGCTGCGGCGGACATCAAGCGATTCACGTCGCTTTATCCGATGAGCGCTCGCCCAATCCGCTCCCCCAATCGTCGCTTCATCCTGGGTCTGACCTGA
- the panC gene encoding pantoate--beta-alanine ligase: MSVPIVRTVAELRTIVAGWRREGARVAVVPTMGALHEGHLSLVRAALEKADRVIVTLFVNPKQFNNAADLAGYPRTETEDAAKLGSIGAHVLYAPDAAEMYPDGFATTVSVSGVSEGLCGAFRPGHFDGVATVVAKLFLQTGADIAFFGEKDFQQLQVVRQMARDLDIPITIVGCPTVRESDGLALSSRNFRLSPAERQAAPRLASFLFEAAEQIARGAPTEQTLSQARAAILAAGYRAVEYLELRTEEDLKPLQDFDRPARLLVAAWLGETRLIDNVKVLSRQSAQ; this comes from the coding sequence ATGAGCGTACCGATTGTCAGGACCGTGGCGGAACTTCGCACCATTGTGGCCGGCTGGCGTCGTGAAGGCGCGCGCGTCGCGGTCGTGCCCACCATGGGCGCCTTGCACGAGGGACATCTCAGCCTCGTTCGCGCCGCGCTCGAGAAGGCCGACCGGGTGATCGTGACGCTGTTCGTCAATCCGAAGCAGTTCAACAACGCGGCAGACCTCGCCGGCTATCCGCGCACCGAGACCGAGGATGCGGCGAAGCTCGGCTCCATTGGCGCGCATGTGCTCTACGCGCCGGATGCAGCCGAGATGTACCCGGACGGCTTCGCAACCACGGTTTCCGTCAGCGGCGTCAGCGAGGGCTTGTGCGGCGCGTTCCGACCCGGCCATTTCGACGGCGTGGCGACCGTCGTCGCCAAGCTGTTCCTTCAAACGGGCGCCGATATCGCCTTTTTCGGCGAGAAGGATTTCCAGCAGCTTCAGGTGGTCCGCCAAATGGCCCGGGACCTCGACATTCCGATCACGATCGTGGGCTGCCCGACGGTGCGCGAGTCGGACGGACTTGCCCTCTCTTCCCGCAATTTCCGGCTCTCGCCGGCCGAGCGGCAGGCCGCGCCGAGGCTTGCCTCGTTCCTTTTCGAGGCCGCCGAGCAGATCGCTCGTGGAGCGCCGACGGAGCAAACGCTTTCGCAAGCACGCGCTGCGATCCTGGCCGCCGGCTATAGAGCTGTGGAATATCTGGAACTGCGAACCGAAGAGGATTTGAAGCCATTGCAAGATTTTGATCGGCCGGCGCGCCTGCTCGTCGCGGCTTGGCTTGGCGAGACGCGGTTGATCGACAATGTGAAGGTCTTATCCCGGCAAAGCGCGCAATAG
- the panB gene encoding 3-methyl-2-oxobutanoate hydroxymethyltransferase, with amino-acid sequence MSATGEKKAIAPPDVVSRKSKIPLVCLTAYTTPMARLVDAHCDIVLVGDSVGMVLHGLTSTLGVTLDMMILHGQAVRRGIERALMVVDMPFGSYEEGPEQAFRNAARLMTETGCAAVKLEGGESMAGTIRFLAARGIPVMAHIGLTPQAVNTFGGYRVQGRGGDAVRIMHDAAAVAEAGAFAVVLEKVPEALARRITGDIAIPTIGIGASSACDGQILVVDDMLGMFASFRPKFVKRYAELGRDAEAAIAAYAREVRERRFPDTEHVFGDTPNGVKGDETA; translated from the coding sequence ATGAGCGCGACCGGCGAAAAGAAAGCCATCGCCCCGCCCGATGTCGTTTCACGCAAAAGCAAGATCCCGCTGGTTTGCCTGACAGCCTATACCACGCCAATGGCCCGGCTCGTCGACGCCCATTGCGATATCGTTCTCGTCGGCGACAGCGTCGGCATGGTGCTCCACGGCCTTACCTCCACGCTCGGCGTCACCCTCGACATGATGATCCTGCATGGGCAGGCGGTTCGTCGCGGCATCGAGCGGGCGCTGATGGTCGTGGACATGCCATTCGGTTCTTATGAGGAAGGTCCGGAGCAGGCGTTCCGCAACGCCGCCCGGCTGATGACGGAGACGGGCTGCGCCGCGGTCAAACTCGAAGGCGGCGAGAGCATGGCAGGCACCATCCGCTTTCTCGCCGCGCGCGGCATTCCCGTCATGGCGCATATCGGCCTGACCCCGCAGGCGGTCAATACCTTCGGCGGCTATCGTGTGCAGGGGCGCGGCGGCGACGCCGTGCGCATCATGCACGATGCGGCAGCGGTTGCAGAAGCCGGCGCATTCGCGGTCGTGCTCGAGAAGGTGCCGGAGGCGCTGGCTCGCAGAATCACCGGCGATATCGCCATTCCCACCATCGGCATCGGCGCTTCATCCGCTTGCGACGGCCAGATCCTGGTGGTGGACGACATGCTGGGGATGTTCGCGTCCTTCCGGCCAAAATTTGTCAAGCGTTACGCAGAGCTCGGCCGTGACGCCGAAGCAGCCATTGCGGCATACGCACGCGAGGTGCGGGAACGACGCTTTCCGGATACCGAGCACGTATTCGGCGACACCCCCAATGGCGTGAAAGGAGACGAAACGGCATGA